One window of the Klebsiella oxytoca genome contains the following:
- a CDS encoding carboxymuconolactone decarboxylase family protein has protein sequence MSTLRQPYNELSPEVYNALVQAKIALEKSELDGALIELVYLRVSQINGCAFCLEMHSKALRKSGVAQNKLDALAGWRVSAHFSEAERAALAWAESVTHIAESHAQDDVYLPLLEHFSARQISDLTFAISLMNAFNRLAVSMRL, from the coding sequence ATGAGCACATTACGTCAGCCGTATAATGAACTGAGTCCGGAAGTCTATAACGCCCTGGTTCAGGCCAAAATTGCGCTGGAAAAAAGCGAGCTGGACGGCGCGCTGATAGAACTGGTTTATTTGCGGGTGTCGCAAATCAACGGTTGCGCCTTCTGCCTGGAGATGCACAGCAAAGCCCTGCGTAAATCCGGCGTCGCGCAAAACAAGCTGGACGCACTGGCAGGCTGGCGGGTTAGCGCTCATTTCAGCGAAGCCGAGCGCGCGGCGCTGGCGTGGGCCGAATCGGTTACCCACATCGCCGAAAGCCATGCGCAAGACGACGTTTATCTGCCCCTGCTGGAGCATTTTAGCGCCCGCCAGATAAGCGATCTGACGTTCGCCATCAGCCTGATGAACGCTTTTAACCGCCTGGCGGTCAGCATGCGCCTGTAA